The proteins below come from a single Stigmatella erecta genomic window:
- a CDS encoding helix-turn-helix domain-containing protein: MIGTRLRQARTAAGLTLDEVSVRLEANGHPLTKAALSKYETGKSLPRPSTLLMLARTLGVRADFFVREPTAQVEWRAFRKHASLTRSLQQKVQASVAQIVEGHVWLEETLNSRQRHRFPSPRKVATPEDAEAAADAMRKHWKLSDGPLESVTQTVEDNGCIAVCSSDVPPNFDGLSGWANGEFPVLVSSARPSIDRRRYNFAHELGHLAMNCSGLSEAEEENLAHRFAAAFLVPASVAKREFGEKRRNISMEELMLLKQKYGLSMQSWAHRAHELGIIDAPTHNRLFAQFSAKGWRDREPVEFTGREEPVRLKLLVLRALAEGVITPSRAEELCPGCTGEAPAMDNTTPRLSVRALRKLPPEMREEPLLQGALVAEPDYKNDAELTSFEAFGEHDLHV, translated from the coding sequence ATGATTGGAACGAGGCTACGCCAGGCGCGAACAGCTGCGGGTCTGACCCTGGATGAGGTGTCGGTTCGCTTGGAGGCTAACGGTCACCCGTTGACCAAGGCGGCACTGTCAAAGTACGAGACTGGAAAAAGCCTTCCACGGCCAAGCACGTTACTCATGCTCGCCAGAACGCTCGGCGTTCGTGCGGACTTCTTCGTCCGAGAGCCAACCGCTCAGGTGGAGTGGCGTGCATTCCGCAAGCACGCGAGCCTGACGCGGAGTCTCCAACAAAAAGTTCAGGCGTCTGTCGCGCAGATTGTCGAGGGACACGTCTGGCTTGAGGAGACGCTGAACTCTAGGCAGCGACATCGCTTTCCGTCTCCGCGGAAAGTAGCTACTCCAGAGGATGCTGAGGCAGCTGCCGATGCCATGCGAAAGCACTGGAAGCTAAGCGATGGGCCTCTGGAGTCGGTGACGCAGACAGTTGAAGATAATGGGTGCATCGCCGTCTGCTCCTCTGACGTACCGCCAAATTTTGATGGTCTGTCCGGCTGGGCTAACGGTGAATTTCCAGTTCTTGTAAGTAGTGCTCGGCCTTCCATCGACCGGCGGCGCTACAACTTTGCGCATGAACTCGGGCATCTTGCGATGAATTGCAGCGGCTTGTCAGAGGCGGAAGAAGAGAATCTTGCTCATCGCTTTGCTGCTGCGTTCCTCGTCCCCGCCTCTGTTGCTAAACGTGAGTTCGGAGAAAAGCGTCGAAACATCAGCATGGAAGAACTCATGCTCTTGAAGCAGAAGTATGGACTGAGCATGCAGTCATGGGCTCACCGTGCGCATGAACTTGGGATAATTGATGCTCCGACTCATAATCGCCTCTTCGCACAGTTCAGCGCCAAGGGGTGGCGTGATCGGGAACCCGTTGAGTTTACTGGCAGAGAGGAACCGGTTCGTCTCAAGCTTCTAGTGCTTCGCGCGTTGGCTGAAGGGGTCATTACGCCTAGCCGCGCGGAGGAACTATGCCCAGGATGCACGGGCGAGGCACCTGCCATGGATAATACGACTCCTCGTTTGTCGGTGAGAGCGCTGCGGAAGTTGCCACCGGAGATGAGAGAGGAGCCCCTTCTGCAGGGCGCCTTGGTCGCTGAACCGGACTACAAGAACGATGCGGAATTGACATCATTCGAGGCTTTTGGAGAGCACGATTTGCATGTCTAG
- a CDS encoding potassium transporter Kup, whose product MSTSPRAPEKTRGRRAPAPGAVLRTRGVTGPAPHRREAPGPQRPVLLLLSAMGVVFGDLGTSPLYALQQSFHGPEAVPATPQNILGVLSLFIWSLLAVVCLKYLTLLMRVDNHGEGGILALVALLKPGRQGKGNGWVVGLGLFGAALLYGDGVITPAISVLSAVEGLKVATPIFEPYVVPLTVLILVALFAVQPFGTGKVGGVFGPIVALWFVSIGVLGAWGISRAPEVLAAFNPWHAVRFFQASGWHGFRVLGAVILCLTGAEALYADMGGFGRRPIRLAWFTLALPALVLSYLSQGAWLLHHPETADAPFFRSLPAGALYPMVALATLATVVASQALISAVFSLTQQAIQLGYCPPLHIVHTSPGHRGQIYLPGVNWGLMLACVAVVLGFRASAALASAYGLAVAGTMAITTVLFAAVARERWHWPTWALALVTGAFLAVDLSFLGANLLKVAEGGWLPLGMGLGAFLGMELWQRGRRLLVAHHNAKGLDLDALLHEATQGGLPRVKGTGVFLSGIHHGPPLVLVHHLRHNQLLHEHVVLLTVHIESVPAVSAHERVALEPLGEGVFRVLARYGYMERPDVPEALRQAQAQGLAVAPGAVTYYVGWVNVRAQRGGGLPRWLKRLYGAMQRNAYHTTDYFRLPSAQVMELGARVEL is encoded by the coding sequence CTGAGCACGAGTCCCCGGGCGCCGGAAAAGACCCGTGGCCGCAGAGCCCCCGCCCCCGGCGCCGTGCTACGGACGCGGGGCGTGACCGGTCCCGCCCCTCATCGGCGCGAAGCCCCGGGCCCCCAGCGGCCCGTGCTCCTCCTGCTGTCCGCCATGGGGGTGGTGTTCGGAGACCTGGGCACGAGCCCCCTGTACGCGCTCCAGCAGAGCTTCCACGGCCCGGAGGCCGTCCCCGCGACGCCGCAGAACATCCTGGGCGTGCTGTCGCTGTTCATCTGGTCGCTGCTGGCGGTGGTGTGCCTGAAGTACCTCACGCTCCTCATGCGCGTGGACAACCACGGCGAGGGCGGCATCCTCGCGCTGGTGGCGCTGCTCAAGCCGGGCCGGCAGGGCAAGGGCAACGGCTGGGTGGTGGGGCTGGGGCTGTTCGGGGCGGCGCTCTTGTACGGGGACGGGGTGATTACGCCGGCCATCTCGGTGCTCTCGGCGGTGGAGGGGCTGAAGGTGGCCACGCCCATCTTCGAGCCCTACGTCGTGCCGCTCACGGTGCTCATCCTCGTGGCGCTCTTCGCGGTGCAGCCCTTCGGCACGGGGAAGGTGGGGGGCGTGTTTGGCCCCATCGTGGCGCTGTGGTTCGTGAGCATCGGTGTTCTGGGGGCTTGGGGGATTTCGCGGGCGCCGGAGGTGCTCGCCGCGTTCAATCCCTGGCATGCGGTGCGCTTCTTCCAGGCGTCGGGCTGGCACGGCTTCCGGGTGCTGGGGGCCGTCATCCTCTGCCTCACGGGCGCGGAGGCGCTCTACGCGGACATGGGCGGCTTTGGCCGGCGACCCATCCGGCTCGCGTGGTTCACCCTGGCCTTGCCGGCGCTCGTACTGAGCTACCTGTCCCAGGGGGCGTGGCTGCTGCACCACCCGGAGACGGCGGATGCGCCCTTCTTCCGCTCGCTGCCCGCGGGGGCGCTCTACCCCATGGTGGCGCTGGCCACGCTGGCCACGGTGGTGGCCTCCCAGGCGCTCATCTCGGCGGTGTTCTCGCTCACGCAGCAGGCCATCCAGCTGGGCTATTGCCCGCCGCTGCACATCGTCCACACCTCGCCCGGGCACAGGGGGCAGATCTACCTGCCCGGGGTGAACTGGGGCTTGATGCTGGCCTGCGTGGCGGTGGTGCTGGGGTTCCGCGCGTCCGCGGCGCTGGCGTCGGCCTACGGGCTGGCGGTGGCGGGCACCATGGCCATCACCACGGTGCTCTTCGCGGCGGTGGCGCGCGAGCGCTGGCACTGGCCCACCTGGGCGCTGGCGCTCGTGACGGGGGCGTTTCTCGCGGTGGACCTGTCCTTCCTGGGCGCCAACCTGCTCAAGGTGGCCGAGGGGGGCTGGCTCCCGCTGGGGATGGGCCTGGGCGCTTTCCTGGGGATGGAGCTCTGGCAGCGGGGGCGGCGGCTGCTCGTCGCGCACCACAACGCGAAGGGGCTGGACCTGGACGCGCTCCTGCACGAGGCCACCCAGGGGGGGCTGCCCCGGGTGAAGGGCACCGGGGTGTTCCTGAGCGGCATCCACCACGGGCCGCCCCTGGTGCTGGTGCACCACCTGCGGCACAACCAGCTGCTGCACGAGCACGTGGTGCTGCTGACGGTGCACATCGAGTCCGTGCCCGCAGTGAGCGCGCACGAGCGCGTGGCGCTGGAGCCGCTCGGCGAGGGCGTGTTCCGCGTGCTGGCGCGCTATGGCTACATGGAACGGCCGGACGTGCCGGAGGCGCTGCGGCAGGCGCAGGCGCAAGGCCTGGCCGTGGCCCCCGGGGCGGTGACGTACTACGTGGGCTGGGTGAACGTGCGCGCGCAGCGGGGCGGAGGGCTGCCCCGGTGGCTCAAGCGGCTCTACGGGGCGATGCAGCGCAATGCCTACCACACGACGGACTATTTCCGTCTGCCTTCAGCGCAGGTGATGGAGCTGGGCGCCCGCGTGGAACTCTGA
- a CDS encoding DUF1109 domain-containing protein yields MRPGTLDTLLAQAPPANAAALQRALAGAREELALKRPVRRWRAQAAWVFTVPVALVLVTAGILLVAGQTSLPVLLGRGPLFALLWLTAGICAWGALSPRGRQARRVGIALSAVSAAVLVLGRATPHAAPTLSGWVCTASHASVALLPMAVALLTLRSAAFHPLRALNAGLAVGTAGALVGELACTQDWRHVAGYHLSAWALVAGVSLVLSRFLKPRSFAP; encoded by the coding sequence ATGAGGCCCGGCACGCTCGACACCCTGCTCGCGCAGGCCCCGCCCGCCAACGCCGCCGCCCTGCAGCGGGCCCTGGCCGGCGCGCGAGAGGAACTCGCCCTGAAGCGGCCCGTCCGGCGGTGGCGCGCCCAGGCCGCCTGGGTCTTCACCGTGCCCGTGGCCCTGGTCCTCGTGACGGCCGGCATCCTGCTCGTCGCGGGACAGACCTCGCTCCCCGTGCTGCTCGGGCGCGGGCCCTTGTTCGCGCTGCTGTGGCTCACTGCGGGCATCTGCGCCTGGGGCGCGCTGTCCCCGCGCGGGCGCCAGGCGCGGCGCGTGGGCATCGCCCTGTCCGCCGTCAGCGCCGCCGTGCTGGTGCTTGGCCGCGCCACGCCCCATGCGGCCCCCACCCTCTCGGGCTGGGTGTGCACCGCCAGCCACGCCAGCGTGGCCCTGCTGCCCATGGCCGTGGCGCTGCTCACCCTGCGCAGCGCCGCCTTCCACCCCCTGCGGGCCCTGAACGCGGGCCTCGCCGTGGGCACCGCCGGCGCGCTCGTGGGCGAGCTGGCCTGTACGCAGGACTGGCGCCATGTCGCTGGCTACCACCTGTCCGCATGGGCCCTCGTCGCGGGTGTGTCACTCGTGCTCTCCAGGTTCCTCAAACCCCGCTCCTTCGCGCCATGA
- a CDS encoding DNA/RNA non-specific endonuclease, with product MQVRARSAPTLAEPRTPLTVEDTVPSESGSWRRSLAREVPIAELQQKFGWTEGSWQAELLQAADGAATSPASRRGNGSVSAAEVNRYLAEPGDGRFLTSEAVQQQRGALEQRLTGRARSVDVDAFDTGWQETVARRADQLGNANGKLTRAELNTFLTDVKAGKVEDTAWVPDQQQAVFESKVAESAGEADPLRPTGGEGGVALVKEYMRLSMDEAKNVPTFVSYLVSAADLQETPVDVSREKSHFRKDPALGEAGVAATDYTGSGFDRGHMKPAEGSPTQEAMDESHLMSNVAPQHPDLNRQAWRTLEDAVNDLVQASGGKAHIVTGNLYLNAQGKPLPPEALETLGTNARRIAVPTHQFKSVLLELPNGNLSMFAYMVPNVKDAPTKKEDITPFLEASRTSVDALEALLGQDLYAQLPGSLQAKLESDAAARIAFQRSSRYEAASLLWPGQ from the coding sequence ATGCAGGTTCGTGCGAGGAGTGCACCCACCCTGGCGGAGCCGCGGACGCCGTTGACGGTGGAGGACACGGTCCCCTCCGAGTCCGGGAGCTGGCGCCGCTCGCTGGCGCGGGAGGTGCCCATCGCCGAGCTGCAGCAGAAGTTCGGCTGGACGGAGGGAAGCTGGCAGGCGGAGCTGCTCCAGGCGGCGGATGGCGCCGCCACATCGCCCGCGTCCCGGCGGGGCAACGGCAGCGTGTCGGCGGCGGAGGTGAACCGGTACCTGGCCGAGCCCGGGGACGGCCGCTTCCTCACCTCGGAGGCGGTGCAACAGCAGCGCGGGGCGCTGGAGCAGCGGCTGACGGGCAGGGCCCGCTCCGTGGACGTGGATGCCTTCGACACGGGCTGGCAGGAGACGGTGGCGCGCCGGGCGGATCAGCTCGGCAACGCGAACGGAAAGCTGACGCGCGCGGAGCTGAACACCTTCCTCACGGACGTGAAGGCGGGGAAGGTGGAGGACACGGCGTGGGTGCCGGACCAGCAGCAGGCGGTGTTCGAGAGCAAGGTGGCCGAGAGCGCCGGCGAGGCGGATCCGCTGCGGCCCACGGGGGGGGAGGGGGGCGTGGCGCTGGTGAAGGAATACATGCGCCTGTCGATGGACGAGGCGAAGAACGTGCCCACCTTCGTGAGCTACCTCGTGTCGGCGGCGGACCTCCAGGAGACGCCGGTGGACGTCTCGCGCGAGAAGAGCCACTTCCGGAAGGACCCGGCGCTGGGGGAGGCGGGGGTGGCGGCCACGGACTACACGGGCTCGGGCTTCGACCGGGGCCACATGAAGCCGGCGGAGGGCTCGCCCACGCAGGAGGCGATGGACGAGAGCCACCTGATGAGCAACGTAGCGCCGCAGCACCCGGACCTGAACCGGCAGGCGTGGCGCACGCTGGAAGACGCGGTGAATGACCTGGTGCAGGCCTCGGGGGGCAAGGCCCACATCGTTACCGGGAACCTGTACCTGAACGCCCAGGGCAAACCGCTGCCGCCGGAGGCGCTCGAGACGTTGGGAACGAACGCACGGCGCATCGCGGTGCCCACGCACCAGTTCAAGTCGGTGCTGCTGGAGCTGCCCAACGGCAACCTGAGCATGTTCGCGTACATGGTACCCAACGTGAAGGACGCGCCGACGAAGAAGGAGGACATCACCCCCTTCCTGGAGGCCTCGCGCACCTCGGTGGATGCCCTGGAGGCACTGCTTGGCCAGGACCTGTACGCCCAGCTGCCCGGGTCCCTGCAGGCGAAGCTGGAGTCGGACGCGGCGGCGCGCATCGCCTTCCAGCGCTCCAGCCGGTACGAGGCGGCCTCCCTGTTGTGGCCCGGACAGTGA
- a CDS encoding MopE-related protein: MLIGAPGDISNRGSACLVLGNTNLNFSVIKHKLSGDPSARAGVSVALGNLPGTDDSLELLTGATGANANKGGVYTVDGAVLSTAPQAIPLSNAAKYLGAVANDAAGAALAVGDVTGDGQTDLIVGAPFNESLTAQANSGVIYIVKNTVSAPHGANLSATPVRIQNTAPQLQQSELRAGTSLALADLNGDGNLDLIVGIPGYRDGAKTEAGAAFVFHGPVTGTRALSSADIKFVGASAGDLAGTAIARVGDVDGDGDEEILVGAPSTGATPGKAYLIRGGTYSGTVSLGSIAAFTGAPGDQAGASVAAGDFNADNRLDLLIGAPGHQADKGAVYLVHGKEPAQFNGGDLLGSTVTLLEGESTGDRAGHAVASAGDFNGDEAEDILIGAPGKNGGQGIAYLIRGQKPRAWLADKDGDGFGAGNPVMDCAPPAEGTWVLGGSESPLDCNDSRADVHPGAIELCSTVGVDDNCNGATDEDGASDTINWGRDADGDSYIDPNEPLRRSCASPGPEWVNNEGAAHECNTPGADNDPDPDTYAGAPEKCDGKDNDCNEAVDDGPAAVWYVDVDGDGDGSLEFLPHLAACSASALPGYVDNKDDCNDRDATLNRHTRWYVDADADGVGNATDFVESCTPPAGQYSRRNDDCDDTDSSVSPTRTETCEPEDGPQRDNNCNGTPDDSPAAAIWFSDADGDGHGGTGVLGRFCGKPANSSKVTGDCDDTQPLAFPGNTEVCEINPDPGAPPHSYFPQIDNNCDGDVNDSEGAIWWYGDGDRDGYPWNVFALLRCSNPTDRPGEVRGKYIPKPHSPPGPPPQGPPELSEDEIDCNDTDPSANVLRMWYPDTDGDLCGDPSKGRRSCHNPGACGEGSTPYVLVSRPECI, encoded by the coding sequence GTGCTCATCGGTGCTCCGGGGGACATCTCCAACCGTGGCTCGGCATGCCTGGTACTTGGCAACACCAATCTGAATTTTTCTGTCATCAAGCACAAACTCTCCGGAGATCCCTCCGCCAGGGCTGGCGTTTCGGTCGCGCTGGGAAACCTCCCTGGGACCGATGACAGCCTGGAACTGTTGACAGGAGCCACGGGCGCCAACGCCAACAAGGGCGGCGTCTACACGGTGGATGGCGCCGTCCTGTCCACGGCCCCTCAAGCCATCCCGCTGAGCAATGCCGCGAAGTACCTGGGCGCGGTGGCCAATGACGCCGCCGGTGCGGCCCTGGCCGTGGGAGATGTGACGGGGGATGGCCAGACCGACCTCATCGTCGGCGCGCCCTTCAATGAATCCCTGACCGCCCAGGCCAACAGCGGTGTCATCTACATCGTGAAGAACACGGTCTCGGCCCCCCATGGCGCCAACCTGTCGGCGACGCCCGTCCGGATCCAGAACACCGCACCGCAACTCCAGCAGTCCGAGCTTCGGGCCGGCACCTCGCTGGCCCTCGCGGACCTCAATGGCGACGGGAACCTGGATCTCATCGTGGGCATCCCCGGTTACAGGGATGGCGCCAAGACCGAGGCAGGTGCGGCCTTTGTCTTCCACGGTCCCGTGACAGGGACCCGGGCCCTGTCCAGCGCCGACATCAAGTTCGTTGGAGCCTCTGCCGGAGACCTCGCGGGCACGGCCATAGCGCGCGTGGGGGATGTGGATGGGGATGGGGACGAGGAAATCCTCGTCGGGGCGCCCAGCACGGGCGCCACCCCCGGCAAGGCCTACCTCATCCGGGGAGGAACGTACTCCGGCACGGTCTCGCTGGGTTCCATCGCCGCGTTCACGGGCGCCCCGGGAGACCAGGCGGGTGCCTCCGTGGCCGCGGGCGACTTCAATGCGGACAACCGTCTCGACCTGCTCATTGGAGCGCCGGGCCATCAGGCAGACAAGGGTGCCGTGTACCTCGTTCATGGAAAGGAGCCCGCACAGTTCAACGGAGGGGACCTTCTGGGCTCTACCGTGACCCTGCTTGAAGGAGAGAGTACCGGAGACCGGGCAGGCCACGCGGTGGCATCTGCGGGCGACTTCAACGGAGATGAGGCCGAGGACATTCTCATCGGAGCACCGGGCAAGAATGGCGGGCAGGGCATCGCGTACCTGATTCGCGGACAGAAGCCTCGCGCATGGCTTGCCGACAAGGATGGCGATGGTTTCGGAGCGGGCAATCCAGTCATGGATTGTGCGCCGCCTGCCGAGGGGACATGGGTTCTGGGCGGTTCAGAAAGCCCCCTCGACTGCAACGACTCAAGGGCCGATGTCCATCCCGGCGCTATTGAACTGTGTTCGACGGTAGGGGTTGACGACAACTGCAACGGCGCCACTGACGAGGATGGTGCATCGGACACCATCAACTGGGGGAGGGACGCTGACGGTGACTCCTACATCGATCCGAATGAGCCTCTGCGGCGCTCTTGCGCCAGCCCTGGTCCTGAGTGGGTCAACAACGAGGGGGCTGCCCACGAATGCAACACCCCCGGTGCTGACAACGACCCGGACCCTGACACCTATGCGGGAGCCCCCGAAAAATGCGACGGCAAGGACAACGACTGCAACGAGGCCGTCGATGATGGCCCCGCCGCCGTCTGGTACGTGGACGTGGATGGCGACGGCGATGGCAGCCTGGAGTTCTTGCCTCACCTGGCGGCTTGCTCTGCCAGCGCATTGCCGGGCTATGTCGACAACAAGGATGACTGCAACGACCGCGATGCGACGCTGAACAGGCATACGCGCTGGTACGTGGACGCGGATGCGGACGGCGTTGGCAACGCCACGGACTTCGTGGAGTCGTGCACACCTCCGGCTGGACAGTACTCACGCCGGAACGATGACTGCGACGACACAGACTCCAGCGTCAGTCCCACCCGGACCGAGACGTGTGAGCCCGAGGATGGGCCGCAGAGGGACAACAACTGCAACGGCACCCCGGATGATTCGCCCGCTGCCGCGATCTGGTTCTCCGATGCGGACGGCGATGGTCATGGGGGAACCGGGGTTCTCGGCCGCTTCTGCGGCAAGCCCGCCAACAGCTCGAAGGTGACAGGGGATTGTGATGATACCCAGCCCCTGGCATTCCCGGGCAATACCGAAGTGTGCGAAATTAATCCAGATCCCGGCGCGCCGCCCCACTCCTACTTCCCACAGATCGACAACAACTGTGACGGGGACGTCAACGACTCGGAGGGCGCCATCTGGTGGTATGGCGATGGCGACCGCGATGGGTACCCGTGGAACGTTTTCGCGCTCTTGCGCTGCTCCAACCCGACGGATCGTCCAGGCGAAGTCCGGGGCAAGTATATTCCCAAACCCCATTCGCCTCCGGGCCCGCCGCCCCAAGGTCCGCCTGAGCTTTCCGAGGACGAGATCGATTGCAACGATACGGATCCGTCCGCGAACGTCCTGAGGATGTGGTACCCGGACACCGACGGCGATCTCTGTGGAGATCCCTCGAAGGGGCGCCGGAGCTGCCACAATCCAGGCGCCTGTGGAGAGGGAAGCACGCCGTATGTTCTGGTCAGCCGTCCGGAGTGTATCTAG
- a CDS encoding RNA polymerase sigma factor, translating into MGSPTDEELMERFCQGEQDAFEALFARHAGRVQGFLTRMVRDGPLAEDLLQTTFLSVIRARGRYEPGTRFAPWLLTIAANAARDALRHRQHVEAYARDSQAAPTSVPPAVGDPGARKHIEDALQQLPPDQREAVILAKVEGWSFEEIASLREISVGAARLRAHRGYEKLRQLLGGLEEP; encoded by the coding sequence ATGGGGAGCCCGACGGACGAAGAGCTCATGGAACGTTTCTGCCAGGGAGAACAGGACGCGTTCGAGGCCCTCTTTGCCCGGCATGCCGGGCGGGTGCAGGGCTTTCTCACGCGCATGGTGCGCGATGGCCCCCTGGCGGAGGACCTGCTGCAGACCACCTTCCTGTCCGTCATCCGGGCCCGGGGCCGCTATGAGCCCGGCACCCGCTTCGCCCCCTGGTTGCTGACCATCGCCGCCAATGCCGCCCGGGACGCACTGCGCCACCGCCAGCACGTGGAGGCCTATGCGCGCGACAGCCAGGCCGCCCCCACTTCCGTGCCCCCCGCCGTGGGGGACCCGGGCGCGCGCAAGCACATCGAGGATGCGCTCCAGCAGCTTCCCCCCGACCAGCGCGAGGCCGTCATCCTCGCCAAGGTCGAGGGCTGGTCCTTCGAGGAGATCGCCTCGCTCCGGGAGATCAGCGTGGGCGCCGCCCGGCTCCGGGCCCACCGGGGTTACGAGAAGCTCCGGCAGTTGCTCGGCGGGCTGGAGGAGCCATGA
- a CDS encoding gamma-glutamylcyclotransferase, protein MSGTAPLPWFVFSLALAPGPVSARLQGLPVPELPEGELAEALDVGLVHDVPSPEWGGRVARLVEAPGQRLPGLLRAVPAPLWEQVARMEALLGGATEERTVRLRTASGALRTARAFSPAVPNGPGAGPVSVAFLVALARAAEHAGLPAAYVERLQAEAHLVHTVQQSRDR, encoded by the coding sequence ATGTCCGGCACCGCCCCGCTCCCCTGGTTCGTGTTCTCCCTGGCGCTGGCGCCCGGGCCCGTGTCCGCTCGGCTCCAGGGCCTGCCGGTTCCCGAACTCCCCGAGGGGGAGCTGGCCGAGGCGCTGGACGTGGGGCTCGTCCACGATGTGCCCTCCCCGGAGTGGGGTGGCCGGGTGGCGAGGCTGGTGGAGGCCCCGGGCCAGCGCCTGCCGGGGCTGCTGCGCGCGGTGCCCGCCCCCCTGTGGGAGCAGGTGGCGCGGATGGAGGCGCTGCTGGGCGGGGCCACCGAGGAGCGCACCGTGCGGCTCCGCACCGCCTCCGGAGCGCTCCGCACTGCCCGGGCCTTCAGTCCGGCCGTGCCGAACGGCCCCGGGGCCGGTCCGGTGAGCGTGGCTTTTCTCGTGGCGCTGGCCCGGGCGGCGGAGCACGCGGGGCTGCCGGCGGCCTACGTGGAGCGGCTCCAGGCGGAGGCCCACCTGGTGCACACCGTGCAGCAGTCCCGGGACCGCTGA
- a CDS encoding lytic polysaccharide monooxygenase: protein MTKHVPASLALVSLLSAGASWAHGSMEVPVSRVYNCYKEGPESPDTAACKAAIAAGGTQGLYDWNGVRQGNANDQHRALIPDGKLCSANNEVHKGIDLARSDWPARRIVPGTDGKFEFVYHVTAPHATKYFRFYVTRAGYNPSQPLKWSDLESTPFCEVNSLTPVNSRYRVRCPLPAGKQGRHVIYNIWQRSDSPEAFYACIDVDLGATALNHVDTGWKELDSVQAREELPAGSRVTFRVFDRDGRDAELHDLRLTESSAAANWLLRLAEQVNNSSRYVRVGALDEKGKILPIESAQGNSVYVQEDGYRFQIDIEKPSATPEKSCDH from the coding sequence ATGACCAAGCATGTTCCTGCCTCCCTGGCCCTGGTGTCGCTGCTGTCCGCGGGGGCGTCGTGGGCCCACGGCTCCATGGAGGTGCCGGTGAGCCGCGTGTACAACTGCTACAAGGAGGGGCCCGAGAGCCCGGACACGGCGGCCTGCAAGGCGGCGATCGCGGCGGGGGGCACGCAGGGGCTCTACGACTGGAACGGGGTGCGGCAGGGCAATGCCAATGACCAGCACCGCGCGCTGATTCCCGACGGGAAGCTGTGCAGCGCGAACAACGAGGTGCACAAGGGCATCGACCTGGCGCGCAGCGACTGGCCGGCGCGGCGCATCGTCCCGGGCACGGACGGGAAGTTCGAGTTCGTCTACCACGTGACGGCGCCCCACGCGACGAAGTACTTCCGGTTCTACGTGACGCGCGCGGGCTACAACCCGTCGCAGCCGCTCAAGTGGTCGGACCTGGAGTCCACGCCGTTCTGCGAGGTGAACAGCCTCACGCCGGTGAACAGCCGCTACCGGGTGCGCTGCCCGCTGCCGGCGGGCAAGCAGGGCCGCCACGTCATCTACAACATCTGGCAGCGCTCGGACAGCCCGGAGGCCTTCTACGCGTGCATCGACGTGGACCTCGGCGCCACGGCGCTCAACCACGTGGACACGGGCTGGAAGGAGCTGGACAGCGTGCAGGCGCGCGAGGAGCTGCCGGCGGGGAGCCGGGTGACGTTCCGGGTGTTCGACCGGGACGGGCGGGACGCGGAGCTGCATGACCTGCGGCTGACGGAGAGCAGCGCGGCGGCGAACTGGCTGCTGCGGCTGGCCGAGCAGGTGAACAACAGCTCGCGCTACGTGCGGGTGGGCGCGCTCGACGAGAAGGGGAAGATCCTCCCCATCGAGTCGGCCCAGGGCAACAGCGTCTACGTGCAGGAGGACGGCTACCGCTTCCAGATCGACATCGAGAAGCCGTCGGCCACGCCCGAGAAGTCCTGCGACCACTGA
- a CDS encoding Carotenogenesis protein CarS, giving the protein MIRDPSLILTVDVEGAPVRIGERVRIVPASPEGSVDERFLGHTGIVVALVFDDPWLQYPADPLIRVRVSGLGEDLFFVRELEGISERTGLLRRASPPTWAC; this is encoded by the coding sequence ATGATCCGAGACCCTTCGCTCATCCTCACCGTGGACGTGGAGGGCGCCCCCGTGCGCATCGGCGAGCGGGTGCGGATTGTCCCCGCCTCGCCGGAGGGCTCCGTGGATGAGCGGTTCCTCGGCCACACGGGCATCGTCGTGGCCCTGGTGTTCGACGACCCGTGGCTTCAGTACCCCGCAGATCCACTCATCCGGGTGCGCGTCTCCGGGCTGGGTGAGGACCTGTTCTTCGTCCGCGAGTTGGAAGGGATTTCCGAACGGACCGGGCTTCTGCGCCGGGCCAGCCCTCCCACCTGGGCGTGCTGA